Proteins encoded in a region of the Vicinamibacterales bacterium genome:
- a CDS encoding ABC transporter ATP-binding protein, whose translation MSESTQSLIKLDGIKKVFLTDEVETHALSGIHMEIQRGEYVAISGPSGCGKSTLLAILGLLDSPSDGRYFLNGQEVADLPMSQRARVRNREIGFIFQSFNLIGDLTVFENVELPLIYRGMKSNERRERVNAALERVGMAHRAKHLPSQLSGGQQQRVAVARAVAGQPSILLADEPTGNLDSKNGEAVMELLRELHRGGATICMVTHDPRYAAHADRAIHLFDGRVVEDNVAAPV comes from the coding sequence ATGTCCGAGTCCACCCAGTCCCTCATCAAGCTCGACGGCATCAAGAAGGTCTTCCTGACGGATGAAGTGGAGACGCACGCGCTGTCGGGCATCCACATGGAGATCCAGCGGGGCGAGTACGTCGCGATCTCCGGACCGTCGGGATGCGGGAAGTCGACGCTGCTGGCCATCCTCGGGCTGCTCGACTCGCCCAGCGACGGCCGCTATTTCCTGAACGGCCAGGAGGTGGCGGACCTGCCGATGTCGCAGCGGGCGCGGGTCCGGAACCGCGAGATCGGCTTCATCTTCCAGAGCTTCAACCTCATCGGCGATCTGACGGTGTTCGAGAACGTCGAGCTGCCCCTCATCTACCGCGGCATGAAGTCGAACGAGCGGCGGGAGCGCGTCAACGCTGCGCTGGAGCGCGTGGGCATGGCGCACCGCGCCAAGCACCTGCCCTCGCAGCTCTCGGGCGGCCAGCAGCAGCGCGTCGCCGTGGCCCGCGCCGTGGCCGGCCAGCCGTCGATTCTCCTGGCGGACGAGCCCACGGGCAACCTCGACTCGAAGAACGGCGAGGCGGTGATGGAGCTTCTGCGGGAGCTGCACCGCGGCGGCGCGACCATCTGCATGGTCACCCACGATCCGCGGTACGCCGCTCACGCCGACCGGGCCATCCACCTCTTCGACGGACGCGTCGTGGAGGACAACGTCGCCGCCCCCGTCTAG